One genomic window of Conger conger chromosome 9, fConCon1.1, whole genome shotgun sequence includes the following:
- the LOC133137676 gene encoding potassium/sodium hyperpolarization-activated cyclic nucleotide-gated channel 1-like, protein MDGIGQCGGSAGSKNGGTEQHGKRALPFRGFSLARVSLKGNGGDTNRMRKSVGSTHLDGFPLIGPGAPTPGGCGTGELKTAGACDSNVDGTPDTAPSAEDYSSAYEQTFIQAHFSNMLQPGVNKFSLRMFGSHKGVAMEQQRVKSMGVWIIHPYSDFRFYWDLLMLCLMMGNLIILPVGITFFENANSLAWIIFNVVSDTLFLADLVFNFRTGILKEDNSEIILDPLIIRRQYLRGWFVVDFISSIPVDYIFLVVDLEVLMDSELYRTARALRIVRFTKILSLLRLLRLSRLIRYIHQWEEIFHMTYDLASAVVRIVNLIGMMLLLCHWDGCLQFLVPMLQDFPEDCWVAKNHMVNITWSVQYSYALFKAMSHMLCIGYGAQAPQSMTDVWLTMLSMIVGATCYAMFLGHATTLVQSLDSSRRQYHEKYKQVEEYMSFHKLPSDMRQKIHEYYEHRYQGKMFDEENILGELSEPLKEEIVSFNCRSLVDNMPLFANADPNFVLAVLTKLRFEVFQPGDLIIREGTVGYKMFFIQHGCVSVITHSNKETKLSDGSYFGEICLLTKGRRTASVRADTYCRLYSLSVDSFNEVLEEHPIMRQAFETVAVERLDRIGKRNSILLRRPSQRAAVAGVRMVNNDAGGGTKGGGTRDAGALVSLDSVLVQKIAKQGSNIPRSMGNGHPCPQMPAVQGLSSRGQQSHCCPMEASILRDLQFWVG, encoded by the exons ATGGATGGTATTGGACAATGTGGAGGGTCAGCAGGTTCCAAAAACGGAGGCACCGAACAGCACGGCAAGCGTGCCCTTCCCTTCCGAGGGTTCAGTCTGGCCCGGGTCTCCCTCAAAGGGAACGGCGGGGACACTAACAGAATGCGGAAATCTGTTGGGAGTACCCACCTGGATGGCTTCCCCCTCATCGGACCAGGAGCCCCCACCCCCGGGGGCTGTGGGACCGGTGAGCTGAAGACCGCCGGGGCCTGTGATAGCAATGTGGACGGCACCCCGGACACAGCCCCGAGCGCAGAGGACTACAGCAGCGCTTATGAGCAAACATTCATCCAGGCCCACTTTAGCAACATGCTGCAGCCCGGCGTCAACAAGTTCTCCCTCCGCATGTTCGGCAGCCACAAGGGCGTGGCCATGGAGCAACAAAGGGTGAAATCCATGGGAGTGTGGATCATCCACCCGTACAGTGATTTCAG ATTCTACTGGGACTTGCTGATGCTCTGCCTGATGATGGGGAACCTCATCATCCTGCCAGTGGGCATCACTTTTTTTGAGAATGCGAACTCCCTCGCCTGGATCATCTTCAACGTGGTGTCCGACACCCTCTTCCTTGCGGACCTGGTGTTCAACTTCCGCACAGGTATCCTGAAGGAAGACAATTCCGAGATCATCCTGGACCCGTTGATCATCCGCCGGCAGTACCTGAGGGGCTGGTTCGTGGTGGACTTCATCTCGTCCATCCCGGTGGACTACATCTTCCTGGTGGTGGACCTGGAGGTGCTGATGGACTCGGAGCTGTACCGCACAGCTCGAGCCCTGCGCATCGTCCGCTTCACCAAGATCCTCAGCCTCCTGCGGCTGCTGCGTCTCTCCCGCCTCATTCGCTACATCCACCAATGGGAGGAG ATCTTCCACATGACCTATGACCTGGCCAGTGCGGTGGTGCGCATCGTCAACCTGATTGGCATGATGCTGCTGCTGTGCCACTGGGACGGCTGCCTGCAGTTCCTGGTGCCCATGCTGCAGGACTTCCCAGAAGACTGCTGGGTGGCCAAAAACCATATGGTG AATATTACATGGAGCGTGCAGTACTCCTACGCCCTGTTCAAGGCCATGAGCCACATGCTGTGCATCGGGTACGGTGCTCAGGCCCCACAGTCCATGACAGACGTGTGGCTTACGATGCTCAGCATGATCGTGGGTGCCACGTGCTACGCCATGTTCCTTGGCCACGCCACCACCCTCGTCCAATCCCTCGACTCCTCCCGTCGACAGTACCACGAAAAG TATAAGCAGGTGGAGGAGTACATGTCATTCCACAAGCTACCTTCAGATATGCGTCAGAAGATACACGAGTACTACGAGCACCGCTACCAGGGCAAGATGTTTGATGAGGAGAACATTCTGGGGGAGCTGAGCGAACCACTAAAGGAG GAGATTGTGAGCTTCAACTGCCGAAGCCTAGTGGACAACATGCCGCTCTTCGCCAACGCTGATCCCAACTTTGTCCTTGCGGTGCTGACGAAGCTGCGCTTCGAGGTCTTCCAGCCGGGGGACCTCATCATCCGCGAGGGAACGGTGGGATACAAGATGTTTTTCATCCAACACGGCTGCGTGAGCGTCATCACCCACAGCAATAAGGAGACCAAGCTCAGCGACGGTTCCTACTTTGGGG AGATATGCCTGCTGACAAAAGGACGTCGTACGGCCAGTGTGCGCGCTGACACCTACTGCCGCCTCTACTCCCTCTCGGTGGACAGCTTCAATGAGGTTCTGGAGGAGCACCCAATAATGAGACAGGCTTTTGAGACCGTGGCTGTGGAGCGCCTGGATCGTATTG gaAAGAGGAACTCTATCTTGCTACGGCGGCCTTCACAGAGGGCAGCAGTGGCAGGGGTCAGGATGGTGAATAATGATGCAGGTGGAGGCACTAAGGGTGGAGGAACAAGGGATGCAGGAGCGTTGGTCTCCTTGGACAGTGTCCTTGTGCAGAAGATCGCCAAACAGGGCAGCAATATACCCAGGTCCATGGGCAATG GCCACCCCTGCCCCCAGATGCCAGCAGTGCAGGGtctgtccagcagagggcagcagagcCATTGTTGCCCCATGGAAGCAAGCATTCTCAGGGACCTTCAGTTCTGGGTGGGCTGA